The following proteins are co-located in the Haloplanus sp. HW8-1 genome:
- a CDS encoding cold-shock protein, which produces MANGTVDFFNDTGGYGFISTDDGDLDDDEDVFFHMEDVGGEDLTEGTEVEFDIESSPKGPRAANVVRQ; this is translated from the coding sequence ATGGCAAACGGTACGGTTGATTTCTTCAACGACACTGGCGGCTACGGTTTCATTTCGACTGACGACGGCGACCTCGACGACGACGAGGACGTGTTCTTCCACATGGAGGACGTTGGCGGCGAGGACCTCACCGAAGGGACTGAGGTCGAGTTCGACATCGAGTCCTCACCCAAGGGGCCTCGCGCGGCGAACGTCGTCCGACAGTAA
- a CDS encoding TRAM domain-containing protein, which yields MEIPEQEIEVGSLEEGKRYKVTLFEAGEVGSAEDVGSNSSEFTGQLSGTRQRQDNSTEFDQPPVDEGEIREVEIEDIGEKGDGIARIPPGYVVFVENTSPGDRVRIKITEARDNFAFADVVGQV from the coding sequence TTGGAGATCCCAGAGCAGGAAATCGAGGTAGGATCGTTGGAGGAGGGGAAGAGATACAAAGTGACGTTGTTCGAAGCCGGTGAGGTTGGATCCGCAGAAGATGTAGGTAGCAACTCGTCGGAGTTCACCGGTCAACTGTCGGGAACACGGCAGCGACAGGATAACAGTACGGAGTTCGATCAGCCGCCTGTCGATGAAGGCGAGATCCGAGAAGTCGAAATCGAGGATATCGGTGAGAAAGGGGATGGTATCGCACGCATACCCCCTGGCTACGTCGTATTCGTCGAGAACACCAGTCCGGGGGACCGGGTTCGGATCAAAATTACGGAAGCACGAGACAACTTCGCGTTCGCAGACGTAGTCGGCCAAGTCTAA
- a CDS encoding SDR family oxidoreductase — MSLEDSATVVTGASAGIGEATAHELASRGARVALAARSEDHLESIAAELEAEYGVETLVVPTDVRDESAVESLIETVVDAFGGLDVLVNNAGLGRGGEVADLSTEEYRTMMDTNVDGTFFATRAALPHLSASAGNLIFVGSFAGQYPRPSNPVYAATKWWVRGFAHSVEAQVGADGVGVTVVNPTEVRTEFGSEEGDAFTERFEPGEVSEPAEIADAIGFAAAQNHSTVHEIDVYRRDKFEGW, encoded by the coding sequence ATGAGTCTCGAAGACAGCGCGACCGTCGTGACGGGTGCGAGTGCCGGCATCGGAGAGGCGACCGCCCACGAGTTGGCGAGTCGAGGGGCACGGGTCGCTCTCGCCGCACGGAGCGAGGACCACCTTGAGTCGATTGCCGCCGAGCTGGAAGCGGAGTACGGCGTCGAGACGCTCGTCGTTCCGACGGACGTCCGCGACGAATCGGCAGTCGAGTCGTTGATCGAGACGGTCGTCGACGCCTTCGGTGGCCTCGACGTCCTCGTCAACAACGCGGGACTCGGCCGCGGCGGCGAGGTGGCCGACCTCTCGACCGAGGAGTACCGGACAATGATGGACACGAACGTCGACGGCACGTTCTTCGCCACGCGGGCGGCGCTCCCGCATCTGTCGGCGTCGGCGGGCAACCTGATCTTCGTCGGGAGTTTCGCGGGGCAGTACCCACGGCCGTCCAATCCGGTCTACGCCGCGACGAAGTGGTGGGTGCGGGGGTTCGCCCACAGCGTCGAAGCCCAGGTCGGCGCCGACGGGGTCGGCGTCACGGTCGTCAACCCGACCGAGGTGCGCACGGAGTTCGGGAGCGAGGAGGGTGACGCCTTCACCGAGCGGTTCGAACCGGGCGAGGTGAGCGAGCCGGCGGAGATCGCGGACGCAATCGGGTTCGCCGCCGCCCAGAACCACTCGACGGTCCACGAGATCGACGTCTACCGGCGCGACAAGTTCGAGGGGTGGTAG
- a CDS encoding YegP family protein — MTNARFPEATFQLFETDAGGFRWRLRDDDGTVLATSGEAAPTPQAAARRLQRVKHVAPTAGVDAVDSA; from the coding sequence GTGACGAACGCCCGATTCCCCGAGGCGACGTTTCAGCTGTTCGAAACGGACGCCGGCGGGTTCCGGTGGCGACTCCGCGACGACGACGGGACGGTCCTCGCGACGAGTGGCGAGGCCGCCCCGACCCCACAGGCGGCGGCCCGCCGATTGCAGCGGGTCAAACACGTGGCCCCGACCGCCGGCGTCGACGCGGTCGACTCCGCGTGA